The sequence TTGTCTGTTTGAAACATATCTTTGCTCTACATATAAAAAGACCAAAAATGCTTAATGGGTATATGTtacaaaatggccatgtatcATTTGTAGTGAAAAAGGAAAGCAATAACATGCAAAAGAGTGGACAGAGCACCTGTTGAACCATTGCAAGGTGACAGACTAGGTCCTAGGAATGCAGTAATGTACATTCAAACTTGTTTGTAAATTATGAACATGTTTCCAAAATGACAGGTCAGTCACTCACCTCTGTCAGGCAGCTCGCCTCCCTTCCTGCGGTCCAGTTGTGATGTGATGCGCTCACACTCCAGCTGGATCCTCCAGAAACGGCAGCCCGGGGAAGGACTGACTCTTGCCAAAGAAAGAGAtagactgggaaaaaaaaaaaaaaaaaaaaaagacaccagagagagagagagagagacagagagacagagagagaatgCTTCCATCTAGTGGTCGTTTACAGCTGTGACAACGTGCAGCGGCTCGTAAACTTTTTACACAGATAAGGTACCTTTCTTTACGTAGCACCTAAAACAAAACAGCCTTAGCTCTCTATTAcccaacatttaaaaataatgaatgccATAGTAGGCCCAAGTGCTCATCAAAAACTAGACAAGAGGTTTTAGTTTTAAGTTTTACTATAAATCTTTGCAAAAGTTATGCAGTTTAAACATTAAACCTGCACTCAAAAACagaagagaaaaataaaatcgctattgagtacaatttttggctacctTTGCTTTAGAAAGAAAATCCCAATGACTCAGAATGTTCTTAAGCGGTGCACTGCTGACCTCTTGTGGCCGAAAATTATACCACACTCTTCATTGATGTGCAAAACTACTGGTCAGATTTTAGTTTCTTCCTGGTCAACCACTTAGTAGAAAGTTGAATGGAACAATGATTCCTGATGAAGCAAGTCCAAATAAATATTGTGTATTAGATAAACCTTAatataattacaaataaatatatatatataattacaaataaatatatacactatatatatattatatatatatatatatatatatatatatatatatatgtgtgtgtgttaatgtcTTCCATCAGGTACATTTGAAAATTCAAATTATCCATAATTTGACAAATGATAAGTGTTCATCAGTCCAATGTACacagaaaaacattttacatttaagtaAGCTATTTTAAGgtccaccttaaaaaaaaagttaattgagTACAGTGTACatcttttgttatttttcaaaCAGCATTACAAACAATTCAATGAAAATGGACAAAATCGGCCAAATTATGGAAATCATTTAATCACTGCCATGAAGGGTATCACATACGCATACACAGTATACATCGTAAAATCCCAGTCTTCAACatgttgaagatttttttttccctaaataactgcaatggattccaAATCATCTGAGATTGCTGCCTGGATACAGACGAgccgatatttggcagagcCGAGATGAGACTTGGATGTGATTCGCGTGCACACACTTTGCACGAAAGGGTCACGAGTCGGGCTCCAGGCGTGGAAGCACAGGCAGGATGAGGTTACCGAATGATGAGTCCTGAGTGATGAAGAAGCCTGACGAGTGTGCGTGCGCATGCTGCGGGAACGAGGCGCAGTTAAGCCAAGGGCGGATGTTCAACTTTTTAAGCAAAAGCTTCGTGAAAAATGGTTTTACCTGCAGTGCTGCTTTCTGCTGGGCAACAATGTGTTGCTGCTCGGCACTATCCCGGAAGTCTTTCATGTTGTGACGGGATATTGAGACACTATGGAATGAATGAGAGTCTTGTACACAATAAAGCTTTCATGTTGAAATTCATGATGGCatttcccagctgactttttgAAGTGGGATACACctcggactggttgccagctcaTTGCAGTTAGAAAAGATGATTAGATTTTGTGTTACAGGTCATTTTACTTGACATCTTAGCTGACAATATAATAGTGCAATCAACATCCAATATCAATACTAAAAATGTAAACTGGGAGCATTTGTGTCgatgtactttttttcatgACGGAAATATTTAGATGCTTCATTTCCTGATCCATAAGGGCTTCAGACCTAAATACTGCAGTAATAGATACATGTTAATGACTTTGATATGGACTCTCCCGCTACCTTGCTCCTGGAGTGCTCATGGACTGATTCTGCATTAACCGCTCCCTCTCTTTCTCCAGCTCGGCCAGAATTTGTACTCGGGCCTTGTTCTGGAAGACTGCAAGGAGTAAAGGAAGAAAAAGGCAAAAATTATCACCAGTGAGCATCATTcatgcacacagagacaaagcaACATCCACAATTATTGACAGCATGCACAAACTACAACTGCGTTTTTAAGAAGAAAGCGCATgtagctaaaaatgtcattttgactTTATGGATGCATATTATGCTGGTTTTTTTCcatcaattttttaaaaagcactcaAGTGTCTTGACAAAAGGTTCCTGACAATCTGCTGTAAGAACACACAAaagacacaagcacacctaataGTACTTGTCACCCTGGATTGAATCATTCAATCTTTTGGGGGTCTCCTGCAAAtacacgtgatttttttttcaccaactaAACAGACCATGAACAATAAATCTTATGACTTTAGATGTAATTGGAGACTTCTGAAAGAGTCTTCACATATATCCAATTACACCAACACCACACAATGTTCTATCATATTAGTGTTGGGACATTTTGTGACGAGTCTTCAGCCAATGCAGTGAGGAAGTAATTTATAAACGTGTATCGATGTGTGATTTGTTATAGGCAAATAACGTCACTGACGTTTTATGAATTCTCACTACTGTTTCCAGAAGTGGTTCATGTGTTGGTGCAATTAATCAACAGATGAAGGGATAAAAAGTAATTGGATCCCAAGAAATCTGCAAAATGGAGTTTTGCAAAATTCCTGTAACCAAAAAGTTGTCACTTTGAGTAGCTTGAGAACATTACATACCTTACTGTATAGTAACCATGAGCGAGTGCTATTGAGACAGATGTAGTCATACCACTTCTTTAGAGGCAGACTACAGGTATTTACATTCAAGTACTTGTTGGTACTTATTAGTAACAGCAACACCATTATGCATTGCAGTTGTGAGGAAATATTGTTCAAAAACGACTAATTTCTATTTTTCTAAAGTGATAATACTGCCTCCAAACGAATTTCTCCACTCATAAGGCAGCTAAAATGGGTGAACATCCACCACTTTGAAGAAAGTGTCTAAAATACTTTAAAGTCAAACGTTAAGCAGAGCTGCCTCTTGTAGTCAtagcaacattttcaacaacTAAAAGTGATTTAAACCACCATGTTAAAAGTGGAGGTTTATCTTTGGTGTATTTTGTCACCTGGGTACTGTTTTaaatagaggggaaaaaaatatttatcctTCAAGAAAACAACTAACTTGGCGTACCATAATTAACCACAAGTGTGCGCTGATGAGCAAAGCAATGA comes from Festucalex cinctus isolate MCC-2025b chromosome 15, RoL_Fcin_1.0, whole genome shotgun sequence and encodes:
- the inip gene encoding SOSS complex subunit C translates to MAANPSGPVFQNKARVQILAELEKERERLMQNQSMSTPGASVSISRHNMKDFRDSAEQQHIVAQQKAALQHAHAHSSGFFITQDSSFGNLILPVLPRLEPDS